A single window of Arvicanthis niloticus isolate mArvNil1 chromosome X, mArvNil1.pat.X, whole genome shotgun sequence DNA harbors:
- the LOC117694745 gene encoding mortality factor 4-like protein 2 translates to MGVELSLPGELKSHLVEDWDLVTKQKQLFQLPAEKSVDTILAEYVTFVKSQGLADNREYSVDELVFGIRVYFNDMLATQLLYQFERPQYAEIHLAYPGIPTSQIYGAPHLLRLFVNIGTALAHSPLNRQSLLLVCNYMHGFLEYLVQNSTSLFHASNYRVASAEYCCKAL, encoded by the coding sequence ATGGGAGTTGAGTTGAGCTTGCCTGGTGAACTGAAGTCTCATCTTGTTGAGGACTGGGACTTGGTCACCAAGCAAAAGCAGTTATTCCAACTTCCTGCTGAGAAGAGTGTAGATACCATTCTTGCAGAATATGTGACTTTTGTGAAGTCACAAGGGCTTGCTGATAATAGAGAATACTCCGTTGATGAGCTTGTATTTGGAATAAGAGTGTATTTCAACGACATGCTGGCCACGCAGCTGCTCTACCAGTTTGAAAGGCCCCAGTATGCTGAAATTCACCTAGCTTATCCTGGTATTCCAACATCTCAGATTTATGGGGCTCCACACCTCCTGCGATTGTTTGTGAATATTGGGACTGCATTGGCCCATTCACCTCTTAACAGGCAGAGTCTTCTCTTAGTGTGTAACTATATGCATGGTTTTCTTGAATATCTTGTACAGAACTCTACTTCTCTGTTTCATGCCAGCAATTACAGAGTAGCTTCTGCTGAATATTGCTGCAAAGCCCTGTGA